In Lates calcarifer isolate ASB-BC8 linkage group LG4, TLL_Latcal_v3, whole genome shotgun sequence, a genomic segment contains:
- the nsun4 gene encoding 5-methylcytosine rRNA methyltransferase NSUN4, with translation MMAMLMDTRFLLRKVKDLRSLTPKRNRVKDKWAATRPKYPPTSLALQHFDATYSAQLGQLWPSVRVALLSERKYGALLNNFSHDAVLEDLRAKGCRDFINDTDTVAQPCLEEEPVTGVKEESSDVPGKKSDIDGQQLFPLRLSPHIKCAVFPRGDITRFKPARPDMHKLLGYYLMDAASVLPCLALDVQEGHNVLDLCAAPGGKTLTLLQTQSIRFLCVNDTSVSRTLRLRKVLNSYIPKECLTERNLRITSFDGTKWGEIERETFDRVLVDVPCTTDRHSVIEDDNNIFSKTRTGERRRLPQLQLELLLAGIEAACPGGEIMYSTCTLSQIQNRSVVEQAIHLAQEKHGIRLEVVDLRPLTHMFRKTFHFAPDLHLGEMVIPHLAANFGPIYMCKLRRLT, from the exons ATGATGGCAATGCTCATGGACACCAGATTTCTGTTAAGAAAAGTAAAAGATTTAAGGAGCTTGACGCCCAAACGAAACCGAGTGAAAGACAAATGG GCTGCTACTCGTCCCAAGTACCCCCCTACCAGCCTGGCCCTGCAGCACTTTGATGCAACCTACAGTGCTCAGCTGGGGCAGCTGTGGCCATCGGTCCGAGTCGCCTTgctctcagagagaaaatacGGAGCCCTGCTCAACAATTTCTCCCATGATGCTGTCCTGGAAGACCTCCGAGCGAAGGGATGCAGGGACTTCATCAACGACACAGATACAGTGG CTCAGCCATGTTTGGAGGAAGAACCTGTGACTGGTGTGAAGGAGGAATCCAGTGATGTTCCTGGGAAGAAATCTGATATTGACGGTCAGCAGCTGTTTCCCCTTCGGCTTAGTCCTCACATCAAATGTGCAGTGTTTCCCAGAGGGGATATCACAAGATTCAAGCCTGCTAG ACCAGACATGCACAAGCTGTTGGGTTACTACCTGATGGACGCGGCGTCCGTGCTGCCCTGTCTCGCTCTGGATGTTCAAGAAGGTCACAATGTGCTCGACCTCTGTGCTGCTCCAGGAGGCAAGACCCTGACTTTACTTCAGACCCAGTCTATCA ggtttttgtgtgtaaatgacaCATCAGTGTCTCGGACATTACGGCTGAGGAAGGTCCTCAACAGCTACATTCCTAAGGAATGCTTGACAGAGAGGAATCTACGCATCACCTCCTTTGATGGCACCAAGTGGGGGGAAATAGAAAGGGAAACTTTTGACAGA GTCCTAGTTGACGTTCCCTGCACTACAGACAGACATTCAGTCATAGAGGATGACAACAATATATTCAGTAAGACCAGGACTGGAGAGAGGCGGAGGCTGCCACAGTtacagctggagctgctgct gGCGGGAATCGAAGCAGCGTGTCCAGGTGGGGAGATCATGTACTCCACCTGTACGCTTTCTCAAATCCAGAACCGGAGTGTGGTGGAACAGGCCATCCACCTGGCTCAAGAGAAGCACGGCATCAGACTTGAg GTTGTCGACCTGCGACCCCTCACACACATGTTTAGGAAAACCTTTCACTTCGCTCCTGACCTCCACCTGGGTGAGATGGTCATCCCACATTTAGCCGCTAACTTTGGGCCTATCTACATGTGCAAGCTAAGGAGGCTGACGTAG
- the LOC108883697 gene encoding cytochrome b-c1 complex subunit 6, mitochondrial, translated as MVFERKMLTYGDPDDEEEDGPAEEEEEEEEEEEMVDPLETIRAKCEQTEHCVHYKERLETCEARVSSRSNTEEDCTEELFDFLHARDHCVAHKLFHNVK; from the exons ATGGTTTTCGAGAGGAAAATGCTCACGTACGGCGACCCCGACGACGAG GAGGAAGATGGGcctgctgaggaggaagaggaggaggaagaagaggaagagatggtG GATCCTCTAGAAACGATACGAGCTAAGTGTGAGCAGACTGAACACTGTGTGCACTACAAGGAGCGTTTGGAGACCTGTGAAGCCCGGGTCAGCTCCAGGTCCAACACTGAGGAGGACTGCACAGAAGAGCTCTTTGACTTCCTGCATGCACGAGACCATTGT GTAGCACACAAGCTGTTCCACAACGTGAAATGA
- the pif1 gene encoding ATP-dependent DNA helicase PIF1, which translates to MFAGEDGAQLQCCVTVEQLNTSGQATRRQVIRKASVILGRNEFQEIILRVHDGKVPQSYLLKEFKLFTKFARDGKCTVKLLPENIQVLISNCPPDQLSLFLKTLSIKHQAWQSSKPLSDREKLKAGLPRSFEAISPLQQKDIQKVNELRSKAAPKGLADRTNNMTAARPGQQVKRSRSDTNFSPVKTNPSKKPILSLPSRKLNKEQAAVLSAVLSGKNVFFTGSAGTGKSFLLKRIMGSLPPKSTFATASTGVAACHIGGTTLHNFAGIGSGSAPLEQCIELAQRPGVLQHWTTCRHLIIDEISMVEAQFFDKLESVARSVRRSTEPFGGIQLIVCGDFLQLPPVSKGKEKASFCFQARSWRKVIQVNMELREVRRQTDQSFISLLQAVRVGRVTEEVTARLLKSAYHHIERDGILATRLCTHKDDVELTNENKLQQLPGSVRVFEALDSDPALVKTIDAHSPVNRVIQLKVGAQVMLTKNLDVARGLVNGARGVVVGFESGKHGLPRVRFLCGVTEVMKPERWVFKSGGGIHLSRQQLPLKLAWAISIHKSQGMTLDCVEISLARVFESGQAYVALSRARSLEGLRVMDFDPRVVRADPDVLLFYRKLRKERLLMQASMDDFVGHNKENSW; encoded by the exons ATGTTTGCAGGGGAGGACGGTGCccagctgcagtgctgtgtgacGGTGGAGCAGCTCAACACCTCCGGCCAAGCCACCCGGAGGCAGGTCATCCGGAAAGCCTCTGTTATCCTGGGCCGGAATGAATTCCAGGAGATTATCCTCCGGGTCCACGACGGAAAAGTCCCGCAAAGTTATCTCCTGAAAGAGTTCAAACTTTTCACCAAGTTCGCCAGAGATGGTAAGTGTACCGTCAAACTGCTCCCCGAGAACATCCAGGTGCTCATCTCCAACTGCCCGCCAGACCAGCTGAGCCTCTTCCTCAAAACCCTGAGCATCAAACACCAGGCCTGGCAGAGCAGCAAGCCcctgagtgacagagagaagctCAAAGCCGGTCTGCCCCGCAGCTTTGAGGCCATCAGCCCCCTGCAGCAAAAGGACATCCAGAAGGTCAATGAGCTGAGAAGCAAAGCGGCTCCCAAAGGGCTGGCAGACCGCACCAATAACATGACTGCTGCAAGACCAGGACAGCAGGTCAAGAGGTCGAGGAGTGACACTAACTTCAGCCCA GTGAAGACAAACCCGAGTAAGAAGCCCATCCTGTCACTGCCCTCACGTAAACTGAATAAAGAGCAGGCTGCTGTTCTCAGTGCAGTGCTGAGTGGCAAGAACGTCTTCTTCACTGGAAGTGCTG gaacAGGAAAGTCTTTCTTACTCAAGAGAATCATGGGATCTCTTCCTCCAAAGAGCACCTTTGCCACAGCCAGTACAGGAGTGGCTGCATGTCACATTGGAGGGACAACACTACATAACTTTGCAG GTATTGGGTCTGGCTCTGCCCCGCTGGAGCAGTGTATTGAGCTGGCTCAGAGGCCCGGGGTGCTGCAGCACTGGACTACTTGTCGACACCTCATCATTGACGAGATCTCCATGGTGGAGGCCCAGTTTTTTGACAAGCTTGAGTCGGTTGCCCG GTCAGTGAGGAGGTCTACTGAGCCGTTTGGAGGCATCCAGCTGATCGTATGTGGCGATTTCCTTCAGCTGCCTCCAGTTtctaaaggaaaggaaaaggcCAGCTTCTGCTTCCAG GCCAGGAGTTGGCGTAAGGTTATCCAGGTCAACATGGAGCTAAGAGAAGTGCGAAGGCAAACAGACCAGTCCTTCATCTCCCTGCTGCAGGCAGTGAGGGTGGGCAG GGTAACAGAGGAGGTCACCGCTAGGCTGTTGAAAAGCGCCTACCATCACATTGAGAGGGATGGTATTCTGGCAACCAGGCTGTGTACGCACAAGGATGACGTGGAGCTCACAAACGAGAACAAACTCCAGCAGCTGCCAG GTTCAGTGCGAGTGTTTGAGGCACTGGACAGTGACCCAGCCCTGGTGAAGACAATAGACGCTCACAGCCCCGTCAACAGGGTGATCCAACTCAAAGTGGGAGCTCAG gTCATGCTGACAAAGAACCTGGATGTTGCTCGAGGTCTGGTGAATGGAGCGCGAGGGGTGGTCGTAGGGTTTGAGTCTGGAAAACATG GACTCCCTCGTGTGCGTTTCCTGTGCGGCGTTACGGAGGTGATGAAGCCAGAGCGCTGGGTGTTTAAGTCTGGTGGCGGGATCCATCTCAGTCGACAACAGCTGCCTCTTAAATTGGCCTGGGCCATCTCCATCCACAAGAGCCAG GGAATGACACTGGACTGTGTGGAAATCTCTCTGGcacgtgtgtttgagagtgGCCAGGCTTATGTGGCCTTGTCTCGGGCTCGGAGCCTGGAGGGTCTCAGAGTCATGGACTTTGATCCCCGTGTGGTGCGGGCAGATCCAGACGTTCTCCTCTTCTATAGGAAACTGAGGAAGGAGAGGCTGCTCATGCAG GCCTCCATGGATGATTTTGTAggacacaacaaagaaaactcTTGGTGA